The Verrucomicrobiia bacterium genome includes a window with the following:
- a CDS encoding AraC family transcriptional regulator, whose protein sequence is MLNLEEAVRVNPSMRKLEIGDFLFAEYTCGIGAEKLGLWSPTDYLVNVVTGKKTWRTAEATWVAKPGESLFFKKGAAIVDQHFEVDFCLLMFFIPDHVVKGIVQEVAASLQPIPRKVTPITSAAWVENDVALLAFLQSMRSYFTAKEKPSEPLLRLKLKELVISILTSGKNPELAAYFRKMGECEAPSVAEIMEENFRFNLSLEEYAKLCHRSLSSFKREFQTAFHESPGKWLLGRRLDYAAGLLRNSPQNVTAIAFESGFEDVSHFSRVFKDRFGDSPVAYRQNSVS, encoded by the coding sequence ATGTTAAACCTAGAAGAAGCCGTCCGCGTGAATCCGAGCATGAGAAAGCTCGAGATCGGCGATTTTCTTTTTGCGGAATACACCTGCGGCATCGGCGCGGAAAAACTAGGTCTTTGGTCGCCCACGGATTATCTCGTGAATGTCGTTACGGGTAAGAAGACTTGGCGGACCGCAGAGGCCACCTGGGTGGCCAAGCCGGGCGAGAGTTTGTTTTTCAAAAAAGGCGCAGCCATCGTCGATCAGCATTTCGAAGTGGATTTCTGTCTGCTCATGTTTTTCATTCCGGATCACGTGGTGAAAGGCATCGTGCAGGAAGTGGCCGCTAGTCTGCAGCCGATCCCGAGGAAAGTGACGCCGATCACCTCCGCCGCCTGGGTGGAGAATGATGTGGCGTTGCTCGCCTTCCTGCAGTCCATGCGCAGTTATTTCACGGCGAAAGAAAAACCTTCGGAACCATTGCTGCGCCTGAAACTGAAGGAGCTGGTCATCAGTATTCTTACCAGTGGAAAGAATCCGGAACTCGCCGCCTACTTCCGCAAGATGGGCGAATGCGAAGCTCCCTCGGTCGCAGAGATCATGGAAGAAAATTTCCGGTTCAATCTTTCGCTCGAAGAATACGCCAAGCTGTGTCATCGCAGCCTGTCTTCTTTTAAGCGCGAATTTCAAACGGCGTTTCATGAGTCTCCCGGCAAATGGTTGCTGGGCCGTCGTTTGGATTATGCCGCTGGCCTGTTGCGCAATTCGCCGCAGAACGTCACGGCCATCGCGTTTGAAAGCGGCTTCGAAGATGTCTCGCACTTCAGCCGCGTATTCAAGGATCGCTTCGGCGATTCTCCGGTTGCCTATCGTCAGAATTCTGTGAGCTGA
- a CDS encoding carboxymuconolactone decarboxylase family protein, whose amino-acid sequence MYKKENLAVLKKMDTLAPEVMKAFWAFDKAALADGAIPVKYKELIAIAVALTTQCPYCIDIHAANARKAGATDVEIAEAAMVAAALRAGAAVTHTTHALGK is encoded by the coding sequence ATGTATAAGAAAGAGAATCTGGCGGTATTGAAGAAAATGGACACGCTTGCCCCCGAAGTGATGAAAGCCTTTTGGGCTTTCGACAAGGCGGCGCTCGCTGACGGTGCCATTCCCGTGAAATACAAGGAACTGATCGCCATCGCGGTCGCGCTCACCACACAGTGCCCGTATTGCATCGATATCCACGCTGCGAACGCACGCAAGGCGGGTGCAACGGATGTCGAGATCGCGGAAGCTGCCATGGTCGCCGCTGCGCTGCGCGCCGGTGCCGCCGTCACTCACACCACACACGCGCTGGGAAAATAA